The following are encoded together in the Xanthobacter autotrophicus Py2 genome:
- a CDS encoding Protein phosphatase 2C-like protein (PFAM: Stage II sporulation E family protein; Protein phosphatase 2C-like~SMART: protein phosphatase 2C domain protein~KEGG: rrs:RoseRS_4547 protein phosphatase 2C domain protein), with product MTARVANARVDATPALRARGAMLTHVGRVRSSNEDSVVFVSSPEDGRLEDRGTLALVADGMGGHAAGEVASALAAEVVRRIYCSSSLPVPETLRTAFEAANAAVIQHADAHPECRGMGTTCTAVAMVGGKLYLAHAGDSRAYLLRGEILTQLSEDHSLNAQLVREGVMTQEEAETSPNGNVIVKALGSRAELDPAVWSEGLPLADGDRVLLCSDGLSNLVPDREIAGVLQRLPPTDACDALVERALAAGGYDNISVGVFAIEVPTAPDRAGSDRSSAARTTRRIVPQEILAEGSDARGATRRIKL from the coding sequence ATGACTGCCCGCGTCGCCAACGCCCGCGTCGATGCTACGCCTGCCCTGCGCGCGCGCGGCGCCATGCTGACCCATGTGGGCCGGGTGCGCAGCAGCAACGAGGACAGCGTCGTCTTCGTCTCATCCCCGGAGGACGGGCGGCTGGAGGATCGCGGCACGCTGGCGCTGGTGGCCGACGGCATGGGCGGCCACGCCGCGGGCGAGGTGGCGAGCGCGCTCGCGGCCGAAGTGGTGCGGCGCATCTATTGCAGTAGCAGCCTGCCGGTGCCGGAAACCCTGCGCACGGCATTCGAGGCCGCCAATGCGGCGGTGATCCAGCACGCGGACGCCCATCCCGAATGCCGCGGCATGGGCACCACCTGCACCGCCGTGGCCATGGTGGGCGGCAAGCTCTATCTCGCCCATGCGGGGGACAGCCGCGCCTACCTCCTGCGCGGCGAAATACTGACCCAGCTGAGCGAGGACCATTCCCTCAACGCCCAGCTGGTGCGGGAGGGCGTGATGACGCAGGAAGAGGCTGAGACCAGCCCCAACGGCAATGTCATCGTCAAGGCCCTCGGCTCGCGGGCGGAACTCGATCCGGCGGTGTGGAGCGAGGGGCTGCCGCTGGCGGACGGCGACCGGGTGCTGCTGTGCTCGGACGGGCTGTCGAACCTCGTCCCGGATCGCGAGATCGCTGGCGTGCTGCAGCGCCTGCCCCCCACCGATGCCTGCGACGCATTGGTGGAACGGGCGCTCGCAGCAGGGGGCTACGACAACATCTCGGTTGGCGTGTTCGCCATCGAGGTCCCGACGGCGCCAGATCGCGCTGGTTCGGACCGCTCAAGCGCGGCCCGCACCACGCGGCGCATCGTGCCGCAGGAGATTCTGGCGGAAGGCAGCGACGCACGAGGAGCCACGCGGCGCATCAAGCTGTGA
- a CDS encoding FHA domain containing protein (PFAM: Forkhead-associated protein; peptidase S1 and S6 chymotrypsin/Hap~KEGG: ava:Ava_0307 FHA domain containing protein) has protein sequence MSAASIDRIIIRHLSGSKANQIEQIPVQDLQEVTIGRDPASTIAFDAKRDDVVSRHHAAIRIPANDDSAFRLVDLNSSNGTLLNGQPVKEDAELLPEDTIELGKNGPKFVFDVQPRPPAMSARTRIISAVDTTATRVVNAVGATGQLDGDKTGQVTATTASMAEPPKAGVGKETVMRMLGEERRSTSRVWAASLAGVVAFVALVGGAFYWRHLNELGEIREAQARDNARVATEASTNLSQQLGMSAQQIVSRYGDAVLKIYLQWRVFDQETGKPIFHKTVVYDGRTYPAYVRLPGDLGVVRWLTLDDENRSNPSIGEAGEGSGFVVSEQGFILTNKHVAAGWMVPYDASVGQYGIVFDLKQPAAFKKRDKATMINLEGASDEASRLRRWVPEAGGVVFHPNVAIPIGSIDGLDSSIAKRVFIGRNEYLEARFAGSRLSINATLVRPSSDADAALIKIDSPQPLNKIDISANDELRVGQKVIDLGYPAVSVETYTQFTTREAGGPSRVHDELVPQPSVNEGIISALGSASRREGDQTTRSSGGDVFQMSINTSGPGNSGGPVFNAEGKVIGLHTYGRKVGDARVTLGVPIRYGRDLLQPQRAAQ, from the coding sequence ATGAGCGCGGCATCCATAGACCGGATCATCATCCGGCATCTGTCCGGCTCCAAGGCCAATCAGATCGAGCAGATTCCGGTCCAGGACCTCCAGGAGGTGACCATCGGGCGCGATCCTGCCTCGACCATCGCCTTCGACGCCAAGCGCGACGACGTGGTCAGCCGCCATCACGCCGCCATACGCATCCCGGCCAACGACGACAGCGCGTTCCGGCTGGTGGATCTCAACTCCAGCAACGGCACGCTCCTCAATGGCCAACCGGTGAAGGAGGATGCCGAACTGCTGCCCGAGGACACCATCGAGTTGGGCAAGAACGGGCCGAAATTCGTATTCGACGTGCAGCCCCGTCCGCCGGCCATGAGCGCGCGTACCCGCATCATCAGCGCCGTGGACACCACCGCGACGCGCGTGGTGAACGCCGTCGGCGCCACCGGGCAGCTCGACGGCGACAAGACCGGGCAGGTGACGGCAACCACGGCCTCCATGGCCGAGCCGCCCAAGGCCGGCGTCGGCAAGGAAACGGTGATGCGTATGCTCGGCGAGGAGCGGCGCAGCACCAGCCGGGTCTGGGCGGCCTCGCTCGCCGGCGTGGTCGCCTTCGTGGCGCTGGTGGGCGGCGCCTTCTACTGGCGCCACCTCAACGAACTCGGCGAAATTCGCGAGGCCCAGGCCCGCGACAACGCCCGCGTCGCCACCGAGGCCTCCACTAACCTGTCCCAGCAGCTGGGCATGTCGGCGCAGCAGATCGTCAGTCGCTATGGCGATGCGGTGCTGAAGATCTACCTCCAATGGCGCGTCTTCGACCAGGAGACCGGCAAGCCCATCTTCCATAAGACCGTTGTCTACGACGGGCGCACCTATCCCGCCTATGTGCGGCTGCCCGGCGACCTCGGCGTGGTGCGCTGGCTGACGCTGGACGACGAGAACCGCAGCAATCCGAGCATCGGCGAGGCCGGCGAGGGCAGCGGCTTCGTGGTGAGCGAGCAGGGCTTCATCCTCACCAACAAGCACGTGGCCGCCGGCTGGATGGTTCCCTACGACGCCTCCGTCGGCCAGTACGGCATCGTGTTCGACCTCAAGCAGCCGGCCGCCTTCAAGAAGCGCGACAAGGCGACCATGATCAATCTCGAAGGGGCCTCGGACGAAGCCTCCCGGCTGCGGCGCTGGGTGCCGGAGGCGGGGGGCGTGGTGTTCCATCCCAACGTCGCCATCCCCATCGGCTCCATCGACGGCCTCGACAGCTCCATCGCCAAGCGTGTGTTCATCGGCCGCAACGAATATCTGGAGGCCCGCTTCGCCGGCAGCCGGCTGAGCATCAACGCCACACTGGTGCGGCCCTCGTCCGACGCCGACGCCGCGCTCATCAAGATCGATTCCCCCCAGCCCCTGAACAAGATCGACATCTCCGCCAACGATGAGCTTCGCGTCGGCCAGAAGGTGATCGACCTCGGCTATCCGGCGGTGTCGGTGGAGACCTACACCCAGTTCACCACCCGCGAGGCTGGCGGCCCCTCGCGCGTCCATGACGAGTTGGTGCCGCAGCCCAGCGTGAACGAGGGCATCATCTCCGCCCTTGGCAGCGCCTCGCGGCGGGAGGGCGACCAGACTACGCGCTCCAGCGGCGGCGACGTGTTCCAGATGAGCATCAACACCAGTGGCCCCGGCAACAGCGGCGGCCCGGTATTTAATGCCGAGGGCAAGGTGATCGGACTGCACACTTACGGCCGCAAGGTCGGCGATGCGCGGGTAACCCTCGGCGTCCCGATCCGCTACGGCCGCGACCTGCTCCAGCCGCAGCGCGCCGCGCAGTGA
- a CDS encoding Patatin (PFAM: Patatin~KEGG: mxa:MXAN_4295 patatin-like phospholipase family protein) encodes MAPLKILSLDGGTRPLITCHLLRRLLDQQPGLLEDVDVFAGTSAGAVTCAIIAVSDTVREGVERSIAFWQLWHPFEGAGPFSPRTLAAMSGLSAFLTHEKLYQHLRELLGEVRLHDVRRRLLMPAVAVDNKVGLKEYHHWSIEFHHNLGVQELPVSPLLADIALHSSSIPVLHPVFQGRVDGGLYANNPSMCALTMAMDFLAADIATTMVLSVGQGQANSYMALPGGDVGYGGWLLNLERPLALIKLVMEANLQATTYQASRILEDRFVRLDPFLATDLEPEAAVPPELFNQRQEDMAEKADIGAAIAQLEEIGWIAAQAPIETAPPGTGASGS; translated from the coding sequence ATGGCGCCTCTCAAGATCCTTTCCCTCGATGGCGGGACCCGGCCGCTGATCACCTGCCACCTGCTGCGGCGGCTGCTGGACCAGCAGCCCGGATTGCTGGAGGACGTGGATGTCTTCGCCGGGACCTCCGCCGGCGCCGTTACCTGCGCCATCATCGCCGTGTCCGACACGGTGCGCGAAGGGGTCGAGCGCTCCATCGCATTCTGGCAGCTCTGGCACCCGTTCGAGGGGGCGGGGCCGTTCAGCCCGCGCACATTGGCGGCCATGTCCGGCCTGTCCGCATTCCTGACCCATGAGAAGCTCTACCAGCACCTGCGGGAGCTTCTGGGCGAGGTGCGCCTGCACGATGTCCGGCGCCGGCTGCTGATGCCGGCGGTGGCCGTCGACAACAAGGTGGGGCTGAAGGAATATCACCACTGGTCCATTGAGTTTCATCACAATCTCGGGGTGCAGGAGCTGCCGGTTTCGCCGCTGCTGGCCGACATCGCGCTCCATTCCAGTTCCATCCCGGTGCTGCACCCGGTGTTCCAGGGGCGGGTGGACGGCGGCCTTTATGCCAACAATCCCAGCATGTGCGCCCTCACCATGGCCATGGATTTCCTGGCCGCCGACATCGCCACCACCATGGTCCTTTCGGTCGGGCAGGGGCAGGCCAACAGCTACATGGCGCTGCCGGGTGGCGACGTGGGATACGGCGGCTGGCTGCTGAACTTGGAGCGGCCGCTCGCCCTCATCAAGCTGGTGATGGAAGCCAATCTGCAGGCCACCACCTATCAGGCCAGCCGGATCCTGGAAGACCGCTTCGTGCGCCTCGATCCGTTCCTGGCTACCGACCTGGAGCCGGAGGCCGCCGTCCCGCCCGAACTCTTCAACCAGCGGCAGGAGGATATGGCGGAGAAGGCCGATATCGGCGCCGCCATCGCGCAACTGGAGGAGATCGGCTGGATTGCGGCTCAGGCGCCGATTGAAACGGCGCCGCCGGGAACCGGCGCGTCCGGGTCATGA
- a CDS encoding Glycosyltransferase 28 domain (PFAM: UDP-glucuronosyl/UDP-glucosyltransferase; Glycosyltransferase 28 domain~KEGG: mtf:TBFG_12976 hypothetical glycosyl transferase), giving the protein MGSGEAAASRAADSFLSGEGEMKPHILLMGEAVTLTHVVRPALLADALHAAGYGVTLACDPRFNALIGPRPYRTIALKSSIDPATSTALLKQNQPLFSVETFNAYVREDVRLMRLVQPQLVVGDMRQSLAISAQLTKVPYVNIINAHWSPWSDEPFALVDHPLHKVLGRDTGDRLLSLLTPLGSMMMALPINIAALNNGVAPIGAGLRETFCAGDYVVYPDIPELSPTRPLPPNHRYIGPLDFSPQMAPPPWWDAVPGDKPVIYVNLGSSGEPALLEAILAGLADLPVTVIAATAHPGAVLEVPANAFVADYLPGDAAAARAALVICNAGASSGCQALMAGTPFLGIASNTDQLSYGTMVAKTGAAENLREDEVTAERVRETVARMLASPGYREAAQCLKQDLARYDAKANFVAFVGDILAAPLKAFSSEVDTGSHAENASTREPTAASLS; this is encoded by the coding sequence GTGGGTTCGGGGGAGGCCGCCGCGTCGCGCGCTGCGGACAGCTTCCTAAGCGGGGAGGGGGAGATGAAGCCGCATATTCTGCTGATGGGTGAGGCCGTGACCCTGACCCATGTGGTCCGCCCCGCCTTGCTCGCCGATGCGCTCCATGCCGCCGGCTATGGGGTGACCTTGGCGTGCGATCCGCGCTTCAACGCCCTCATCGGCCCGCGCCCCTACCGCACCATCGCCCTGAAATCCTCCATCGACCCAGCGACCAGCACCGCGCTCTTGAAGCAGAACCAGCCGCTGTTCAGCGTCGAGACCTTCAACGCCTATGTGCGCGAGGACGTGCGCCTGATGCGGCTGGTTCAGCCGCAACTGGTGGTGGGCGACATGCGCCAGTCCCTCGCCATCAGCGCGCAGCTCACCAAGGTGCCCTATGTGAACATCATCAACGCCCACTGGAGCCCGTGGTCGGACGAGCCGTTCGCCCTGGTGGACCATCCGCTCCACAAGGTGCTGGGCCGCGACACCGGGGACCGGCTGCTGTCGCTGCTGACGCCGCTGGGCTCCATGATGATGGCGCTGCCTATCAACATTGCCGCCCTCAACAACGGGGTCGCGCCAATCGGGGCGGGGCTTCGGGAGACCTTCTGCGCCGGGGACTATGTGGTCTATCCCGACATTCCGGAGCTGAGCCCCACCCGTCCCCTGCCGCCGAACCACCGCTATATCGGCCCCCTCGACTTCAGCCCGCAGATGGCGCCGCCACCGTGGTGGGATGCGGTGCCCGGAGACAAGCCGGTCATCTATGTCAATCTCGGCAGCTCGGGCGAGCCGGCTCTCCTGGAGGCGATCCTTGCCGGGCTGGCCGACCTTCCGGTCACGGTGATCGCGGCCACCGCCCATCCCGGCGCCGTGTTGGAGGTACCTGCCAACGCCTTCGTTGCCGATTACCTGCCGGGGGATGCGGCGGCCGCCCGCGCGGCGCTTGTCATCTGCAATGCCGGCGCCTCCAGCGGATGCCAGGCGCTGATGGCTGGAACGCCCTTCCTCGGCATCGCCAGCAACACGGACCAGTTGTCCTACGGCACCATGGTGGCCAAGACCGGCGCGGCGGAAAACCTGCGGGAGGACGAGGTGACCGCCGAGCGCGTGCGCGAGACGGTGGCGCGCATGTTGGCGTCGCCGGGATACCGCGAGGCAGCCCAATGCCTGAAGCAGGATCTGGCCCGCTACGACGCCAAGGCGAACTTCGTCGCCTTCGTCGGGGATATCCTTGCGGCGCCCCTCAAAGCGTTTTCAAGCGAAGTGGACACCGGTTCGCACGCAGAAAACGCATCAACACGAGAGCCCACGGCGGCTTCCTTGAGCTGA
- a CDS encoding major facilitator superfamily MFS_1 (PFAM: major facilitator superfamily MFS_1~KEGG: sco:SCO2344 integral membrane transport protein) yields MSAPAPLPAASEDAAIALPPDKFHRVLAGLLLVLALSSLDANIVGPALPLISSEFGALDSLTWVLTIFLLTSTAATPLYGKLSDMYGRRPLLTIAVLLFLAGSAFSGLAQSMNQLILGRAIQGVGAGGLMTLTQITMSDLVSPRRRGSYQGLFGAVFTIASLAGPPLGGVIAEFWSWRWIFYVNLPLGAAALTLLWMGLPPGVRTTSHRIDVLGFVVIMAATSCVLMALNQGSHGSWTSPIVISLAVAAVVLALLLGPIEARAKEPLIPLAMVGNSVWLIATGVATLVTIAVFGALAFMPLYLQLAGGLSPTASGIAMVPSAAGLMLSLLYGGRAITRTGRYKVFAVTGVGVATLALFALALAAYALPSPYLLGALLFPLGAGLGLLMPGLTVAYQNAVAHEDIGTATSTAGFFRSLGGAFGIAVAGAILAMQAGGLLPAGGGAQDMDNIGLGQLSQLSPSAQAMVLADYQWAMVTIFAAAGVVAALAFALIRLLPEQELSDVANRPASNALESNPLGSDPPGANPPGTKS; encoded by the coding sequence GTGAGCGCACCCGCTCCCCTCCCGGCCGCGAGCGAAGACGCCGCCATCGCGCTACCGCCGGACAAATTCCATCGCGTGCTGGCCGGGCTGCTGCTGGTGCTGGCGCTGAGCTCGCTCGACGCCAACATCGTCGGCCCGGCCCTGCCGCTGATCTCCAGCGAGTTCGGCGCCCTCGACAGCCTGACCTGGGTGCTGACCATCTTCCTCCTCACCAGCACCGCCGCAACGCCGCTCTACGGCAAGCTCAGCGACATGTATGGCCGCCGGCCGCTGCTCACCATCGCGGTGCTGCTGTTCCTCGCCGGCTCGGCCTTCAGCGGCCTCGCCCAGAGCATGAACCAGCTCATCCTCGGCCGCGCCATCCAGGGCGTCGGCGCCGGCGGGCTGATGACGCTCACCCAGATCACCATGTCGGACCTGGTGTCGCCGCGGCGGCGCGGCAGCTACCAGGGGCTGTTCGGCGCGGTGTTCACCATCGCCAGCCTCGCCGGGCCGCCGCTGGGCGGCGTCATCGCCGAATTCTGGTCGTGGCGGTGGATCTTCTACGTGAACCTGCCGCTGGGCGCCGCCGCACTCACCCTGCTGTGGATGGGCCTGCCGCCGGGCGTGCGCACCACCAGCCACCGCATCGATGTTCTCGGCTTCGTCGTCATCATGGCCGCCACCAGCTGCGTGCTGATGGCGCTGAACCAGGGCAGCCACGGCAGCTGGACCTCCCCCATCGTCATCAGCCTCGCCGTCGCCGCCGTGGTGCTGGCGCTGCTGCTGGGGCCGATCGAAGCGCGGGCGAAAGAGCCCCTCATTCCGCTCGCCATGGTGGGCAACTCCGTCTGGCTGATCGCCACCGGGGTCGCGACGCTCGTCACCATCGCGGTGTTCGGCGCCCTCGCCTTCATGCCGCTCTACCTGCAACTCGCCGGCGGGCTCTCGCCCACCGCCTCCGGCATCGCCATGGTGCCCTCCGCGGCCGGGCTGATGCTGTCGCTGCTGTATGGCGGGCGGGCCATCACCCGCACCGGGCGCTACAAGGTGTTCGCGGTCACCGGCGTCGGCGTCGCGACGCTCGCCCTGTTCGCGCTGGCGCTTGCGGCCTATGCCCTGCCCTCCCCCTACCTCCTGGGCGCGCTGCTGTTTCCCCTCGGCGCCGGGCTGGGCCTGCTGATGCCCGGCCTGACGGTGGCCTACCAGAACGCGGTGGCCCACGAGGACATCGGCACCGCCACGTCCACGGCGGGCTTCTTCCGGTCCCTCGGCGGCGCCTTCGGCATCGCGGTGGCCGGCGCCATCCTCGCCATGCAGGCGGGCGGGCTGCTGCCGGCCGGCGGCGGCGCGCAGGACATGGACAATATCGGGCTCGGGCAATTGTCCCAGCTGAGCCCGTCGGCGCAAGCGATGGTGCTTGCCGACTACCAGTGGGCCATGGTCACCATCTTCGCCGCCGCCGGCGTGGTGGCGGCGCTGGCGTTCGCGCTCATCCGGCTGCTGCCGGAGCAGGAATTGTCCGACGTGGCCAACCGGCCCGCGTCCAACGCGCTTGAGTCCAACCCGCTTGGGTCCGATCCGCCTGGGGCAAACCCGCCCGGCACCAAGTCATGA
- a CDS encoding anti-sigma-factor antagonist (TIGRFAM: anti-anti-sigma factor~PFAM: Sulfate transporter/antisigma-factor antagonist STAS~KEGG: pth:PTH_2272 anti-anti-sigma regulatory factor), which yields MLDIKHATLGDILTVNLTGQLNTLGCGQLGEVLDGWLATGGSNTLIDFAGVTYINSSGLRLLWRHHSLVTGKDGLVVFSSVHYTIFQVFDISGLAHLFQFANTFDEALGRFQPPRTDGSAETA from the coding sequence ATGCTCGACATCAAGCATGCCACCCTCGGCGACATCCTGACCGTGAACCTGACCGGCCAGCTGAACACCCTGGGCTGCGGCCAGCTGGGCGAGGTGCTCGACGGCTGGCTCGCGACCGGCGGAAGCAACACGCTGATCGACTTTGCCGGCGTCACCTACATCAACAGCTCCGGCCTCCGGCTGCTGTGGCGCCACCACAGCCTCGTCACCGGCAAGGATGGGCTGGTGGTATTTTCCTCCGTCCACTACACCATCTTCCAGGTCTTCGACATCAGCGGGTTGGCGCACCTGTTCCAGTTCGCCAACACCTTCGACGAAGCCCTCGGCCGCTTCCAGCCGCCCCGCACGGACGGTTCGGCCGAGACCGCATAA
- a CDS encoding protein kinase (PFAM: protein kinase; tyrosine protein kinase; Sel1 domain protein repeat-containing protein~SMART: serine/threonine protein kinase~KEGG: azo:azo3774 putative serine/threonine protein kinase): MTTATTERIGHYEITALLGSGGNGRVHAARDTMLGREVAIKSLRPELMNDASFLDRFRAEASSLARLNHPNIATLYALQPEGSNLYMIMELVRGRTLESVLQQRGGPLPVQECLAIVAQVADGLAYAHSMGVIHRDIKPSNLMITDDGRVKIMDFGIARVAGSQRLTRDGSIIGTLAYIAPEQLRGSPGDERSDLYSLAIVVYEMLSGAPPFAADTDYDLIQAHVNTKPQRLIPKVPGLSVKAEGAILQALAKKPEQRFPTVRAFSDALGATSLRAEATGVIQNYTRLISNTSGGASNTIAPHPLPAPGPIGRLRTALDAAWRRFKAMPIELRGLAVGGVAAIAVAGVVVAESFRGPTPVTAPRTDTARGAAERRGPTGNAATGNAATGATASNTARIENMYFDRNTRPSATAATTTTEARVATAPPAMTSAELRTAMSEAMERRDYGRAYELASRLAETGNAEALYTLGFLLEKGEGVGQSFVSAAYKYRQAAEKDLAKAQWRLGNLYYTGKGFGAPDYKEARAWYLKAAQQGIAEAQYNLGVIFENGQGIDPDRNAARYWYDLAAAQGYARARQALEALGGPAK, from the coding sequence ATGACCACGGCGACCACCGAACGCATCGGCCATTACGAAATCACAGCGCTGCTCGGATCGGGCGGTAATGGCCGCGTCCATGCCGCCCGCGACACCATGCTGGGCCGCGAGGTGGCCATCAAGTCGCTGCGCCCCGAGCTGATGAACGACGCGAGCTTCCTCGATCGCTTCCGCGCCGAGGCCAGCAGCCTCGCCCGGCTCAACCATCCCAATATCGCGACGCTCTACGCCCTCCAGCCGGAGGGCAGCAACCTCTACATGATCATGGAGCTGGTGCGCGGGCGCACGCTGGAGAGCGTGCTCCAGCAGCGCGGTGGTCCGCTTCCGGTTCAGGAATGCCTCGCCATCGTGGCACAGGTGGCGGACGGCCTCGCCTATGCCCATTCCATGGGCGTGATCCATCGCGACATCAAGCCGTCCAACCTCATGATCACCGACGACGGCCGGGTGAAGATCATGGATTTCGGCATCGCCCGGGTGGCCGGCAGCCAGCGGCTGACACGCGACGGCTCCATCATCGGCACCCTGGCCTATATCGCGCCGGAGCAATTGCGGGGCAGCCCCGGCGACGAGCGCTCCGACCTCTACAGCCTGGCCATCGTGGTCTACGAAATGCTCTCCGGCGCCCCGCCGTTCGCGGCGGACACCGACTACGACCTGATCCAGGCCCATGTGAACACCAAGCCGCAGCGCCTCATCCCCAAGGTCCCCGGCCTGTCGGTGAAGGCCGAAGGCGCCATCCTGCAGGCCCTTGCCAAGAAGCCGGAACAGCGCTTCCCCACCGTCCGGGCGTTCAGCGACGCGCTCGGCGCGACCAGCCTGCGCGCCGAGGCCACCGGGGTGATCCAGAACTATACGCGCCTCATCTCCAACACCTCTGGCGGCGCCTCGAACACCATCGCGCCCCATCCGCTTCCCGCGCCCGGCCCCATCGGCCGCCTGCGGACGGCGCTCGACGCCGCATGGCGGCGCTTCAAGGCCATGCCGATCGAGCTGCGCGGGCTCGCGGTCGGCGGCGTGGCGGCGATCGCGGTGGCGGGCGTGGTGGTGGCGGAGAGTTTCCGTGGCCCCACGCCGGTCACCGCCCCCCGCACCGATACGGCGCGCGGGGCCGCCGAGCGGCGTGGCCCCACCGGCAACGCGGCCACGGGCAACGCGGCGACCGGCGCCACCGCCAGCAATACCGCGCGGATCGAGAACATGTATTTCGATCGCAACACGCGACCTTCGGCCACCGCTGCGACCACCACCACGGAAGCCAGGGTCGCCACGGCGCCGCCGGCCATGACCTCCGCCGAACTGCGCACCGCCATGAGCGAGGCCATGGAGCGCCGCGACTACGGCCGGGCCTATGAGCTGGCCTCCCGCCTCGCCGAGACCGGCAATGCGGAGGCGCTGTACACCCTCGGCTTCCTGCTGGAGAAGGGCGAGGGCGTCGGCCAGAGCTTCGTTTCCGCCGCCTACAAGTACCGGCAGGCGGCGGAAAAGGACCTGGCGAAAGCCCAATGGCGCCTCGGCAATCTCTACTATACCGGAAAGGGCTTCGGCGCCCCCGACTACAAGGAGGCGCGGGCCTGGTATCTCAAGGCCGCGCAGCAGGGCATCGCGGAAGCGCAATACAATCTCGGCGTGATCTTCGAGAACGGCCAGGGCATCGATCCCGACCGCAATGCCGCCCGGTATTGGTACGATCTCGCCGCAGCCCAGGGCTATGCCCGCGCCCGGCAGGCGCTCGAAGCTTTGGGCGGTCCCGCCAAATGA
- a CDS encoding conserved hypothetical protein (KEGG: swi:Swit_1907 hypothetical protein), with translation MTIAPTLGPDIIAAAEILTMADFLLVHGAWHGGWCWRRVVAILAGEGHRVFAPSLTGLGDRAHLLSPDVGLATHVDDVLAVIEAEELADIVLCAHSYGGAVATQVADRMPGKIGALVFLDALLPQDGRSLLDLDSPKRREAIVSRVVETPRGPVLPPAPAALYALAAPEDVAWVDRRCVPQALRTYTDPAVLTGAWMEIKVLAYACTLRFPAPDFRDIAAQLAKDPRFTIRELTSGHDAMIDVPQDVADLLLACAEAARTVEATCAAPTGSPS, from the coding sequence GTGACTATAGCCCCCACCCTGGGCCCCGACATCATCGCTGCCGCCGAGATCCTGACAATGGCTGATTTTCTCCTCGTGCACGGCGCCTGGCACGGCGGATGGTGCTGGCGGCGCGTGGTCGCGATCCTGGCCGGTGAGGGCCACCGCGTGTTCGCGCCCTCCCTTACCGGCCTCGGCGACCGTGCCCACCTGCTCTCGCCCGACGTGGGCCTCGCCACCCATGTGGACGACGTGCTGGCGGTGATCGAGGCCGAGGAACTGGCCGACATCGTGCTGTGCGCCCACAGCTATGGTGGCGCGGTGGCGACGCAGGTGGCGGACCGCATGCCGGGCAAGATCGGCGCCCTCGTCTTCCTCGATGCCCTGCTGCCGCAGGACGGCCGCTCGCTGCTCGATCTCGACAGCCCCAAGCGCCGCGAGGCCATCGTCTCCCGCGTGGTGGAGACGCCGCGCGGCCCGGTGCTGCCCCCCGCCCCCGCCGCCCTCTATGCGCTGGCCGCGCCCGAGGACGTGGCCTGGGTCGACCGGCGCTGCGTGCCCCAGGCGCTGCGCACCTATACCGATCCGGCGGTGCTGACCGGCGCCTGGATGGAGATCAAGGTTCTGGCCTATGCCTGCACCCTGCGCTTCCCGGCGCCCGACTTCCGGGACATCGCGGCGCAGCTCGCCAAGGACCCGCGCTTCACCATCCGGGAGCTGACAAGCGGGCACGATGCCATGATCGATGTTCCACAGGATGTGGCGGACCTGCTCCTCGCCTGCGCCGAGGCGGCACGTACTGTCGAAGCGACATGCGCCGCGCCCACAGGATCCCCCTCGTGA